From Primulina huaijiensis isolate GDHJ02 unplaced genomic scaffold, ASM1229523v2 scaffold41381, whole genome shotgun sequence:
CTCGATAATTCGTCAAAgtatccattcccaaaatacaGTCAAAATTAGACATAGATAATttgattagattagttatcataAGGTTATCATAAAATCTAATCACACAGTTCAGAACTATCTCACGAGACATCAAATACACACCAGCAGGGGTAGACACAGACACCATATCCAACAACAAGGTAGTAGCTATCTCATGTTCATCGATAAATGCAGCAGACagaaatgaatgagatgctcccgTGTCTATCAATATACGTGCAGGATGataaaaaataaagcatataCCTGCAATGACCCCTCTGGGCATCTCATGAGCCTGGTCCTGTGTCAAAGCATGCACCCTAGCCTGCTGAGGTCCTGGAAAATACTGCTGAGTAGATCTTCTCGGCTGTTGGTAGCTAGGCTGTGGAGTAGATGGTCTAGGTACCGGGGCTTGTGGAAACTGGCTAAACTGAGAGGGCTGATACTGCTGTCTTCCTGCATTAGGACAAACTCTAGCATAATGTCCCGGTAATCCACATGTATGGCAGTCTCCCTGAACTCCTGTGCACTGGGTAGTAGGATGCCTACCTCCACATCTCCCACAAGAATCTCGAACATAACCACTAGGTCTTCCTCCACGAGAACTGCCTGAACTAGATGAACTACTGTAAGACTTCTTCTTAAACTGCTTTCCTTTAGCTCGGAATTTCTGCTGCTTCTGTGGCTGGTTTGACTGTGGAGGCTGATAAGGAGGTATGCCCACTGGCATCTGAATGCTACTCCCGGAACCTTGGGAAGTAAAAGATTGAACCTGTTGTGATCCTCCCCAAAGCAAACTAGCCTCAATATTCTTTGCTTTGTCTACCGCTTCTGCATAAGTAATTGGTGCTCCAGTCATAACCAACGTATGTATCGTCCGATTCAGTCCTTGCATGAAACGCGAAAGCTTGGAACGATCAATATTAGAAACATGAGGTACATAAGCTAGTAGAGCAGAAAATTGAGAGGCGTACTCTCCCACTGACATATTTCCCTGAACCAACTGATTGAACTCGACTTCCTTAGCAGAATAATAAGATGGAGGTGAGTATTCTTGAATAAAATGAGTACGAAATACCTCCCAAGAAATTATCTGACCAGATTCTCGGATTGCTTCCTCTGTGGCTTCCCACCACAATTGTGCTCGATCCTTGAGTTGGTAAACAGCTAACTTGAGTCTCAGCTCTGGAGTGTACTCCACCAGATTAAATAGATAGTTCATGCTTTTCAACCACGTTGTTGCCTTTTCGCCACCTTCATTTCCAAAGAATTTTGGAGGACGCATATCTTCGAATTAACAATCACTAACTCCATTTCTCTCATTCTTTGGGTCACCTGCTGAACTTCACGATCTACTTCTACATTCCTTGCAACATGCCTTTCTGGACGAATTGGTGGTTCCTGCTCCACCTCTACCTCTATATTCACATTTTGATTTGCCCTTCCTCTAGGGCGGCCACGTCTATCTGCCAATACCCTCAGTATTTCCTATGTTCTGAGCTTCAGACTCTTGGATAACTTCTTTTCCTTTTCTGCCTCTTCCTCCTGGTGCCAATCTACAAGACACAAGGATTAATCCACAAGCagaaaaataatagtaatcaCTGAAGGGTTTCAAGGAAAGTTAAAACTTACTGCACTAGGTACAAATAAACGAAGCGTCAAACTTACTTCACTACCAGCTCTATCTCAGCTAAGTCAAATAATCATAGCAtgcaaataaaataaagagtAAGTAATAAATCAAATACGCAATCAATTTATTTGTGTCTAAACTCGAGTGTCCTATACTCTAATTCGAGCATATCCcagttacgctctgataccaactgtgagggcccgtgctcctgattaattattaattatcaaacaaccaGGATTTATTAGCGTACACAGcgaaaacgagtaaaaattttccattttgggCCTACGGAAATTTCGGCATGNACAGACGCTCCGCCAGCTGCATCAGAACCACATGTATAACCTGCTATGGAATCACAAAACAAACCACAGCATCCCCGAGGGACAGGGGTCAAACCCCAGTACGAAGATCAAATAAATTACAGCATAAATAAATGACATGTAATGAAATCAATGCGATGCAATGCATGTAGGGTACCAATAATCTCGGGTATCAATCTGGATCCAAAGAAACGATAGCAACAACTGTGGCCACATGTGCCAGGGGTGTGACGTGTCAAATACGCCCTCGGCCCTGCACATCTGCGTCAGGGGTGTCAGTCTGCAGAACTGCTCTGCCCTTCCGCTAGTCATCAGAGGTATGACGCTTAAACGCCCTCGGCTCTGATGTCTAAATAACTCATCCAAGAGTAACAGAAATCTCGAAAACAACGGAGTCATGGCTCGATATGAATGCGTGCTCAACAATGCATATAAATCCACATATTattctaatatatttaaaaactcacatttattttaaaaatgaggaataatcttaaaatacacccaaacAGCACAAAGAGCACATAAAcacataattatcataaatcaCATCAATTAAATTACACGTCGTCATAGACGC
This genomic window contains:
- the LOC140969377 gene encoding uncharacterized protein, with amino-acid sequence MRPPKFFGNEGGEKATTWLKSMNYLFNLVEYTPELRLKLAVYQLKDRAQLWWEATEEAIRESGQIISWEVFRTHFIQEYSPPSYYSAKEVEFNQLVQGNMSVGEYASQFSALLAYVPHVSNIDRSKLSRFMQGLNRTIHTLVMTGAPITYAEAVDKAKNIEASLLWGGSQQVQSFTSQGSGSSIQMPVGIPPYQPPQSNQPQKQQKFRAKGKQFKKKSYSSSSSSGSSRGGRPSGYVRDSCGRCGGRHPTTQCTGVQGDCHTCGLPGHYARVCPNAGRQQYQPSQFSQFPQAPVPRPSTPQPSYQQPRRSTQQYFPGPQQARVHALTQDQAHEMPRGVIAGICFIFYHPARILIDTGASHSFLSAAFIDEHEIATTLLLDMVSVSTPAGVYLMSREIVLNC